The DNA region TCGTCGTCCCCGGTCACCGCGATACTCCCTCCTTCCAGCATCAGCTTGCGCCAACGATACAAAAGATTGGGCGCCACGCCATTGCGCCGCGCAACGGCCGAGATGCTCTCGCTGCCGTCCAGTGTCTCCTCGACAATCCGCAGCTTTTCGGCGGAACTCCAGCGGCGACGGCGGCCACCATCCGTAATGATTTCAACTTCAGACATAAGCACGTGCTTAGGGATATGCCTAAGCCTCCTGGTTCAGGCCCAGGTGTCCGGTCGAAAAT from Phycisphaerales bacterium includes:
- a CDS encoding transposase, with the translated sequence MPKHVLMSEVEIITDGGRRRRWSSAEKLRIVEETLDGSESISAVARRNGVAPNLLYRWRKLMLEGGSIAVTGDD